Genomic window (Streptomyces cadmiisoli):
GTGCGCCGTTGTACCGGACACGGACGGGGTGGCCAGGGGGCAGTGGGAGACTCCGGGTGAGTAGTTGAGGTACAGGAAATCCTGGCGGGAACGACCTTGCTGGGATTCGCTTACCTCGTGCGAGCTTCAAGCTGACGAGGAACGGTGTCGGCGCGCAGTTCGCGCAGGTCAGGGATGTGGTTGTAGAGGGTGCCCGGGGAGACGCCGAGGAGCTTGGCGATCGAGGTGATGGAGCGGCCGGGGTCGGGCAACAGGTCGCGGGCGGCCTTAATGACTTGCTCGGTGGCGACGCTAGGAAGCCCGCCGACGCGGCCGCGGGCGCGGGCGGCGGCCAAGCCCTCGTTGGTGCCGATGACGATGAGTTCGCGGATGAACTCCGCGAGGGCGGCGAACACGTGGAAGACGAGCCTGCCGCCGGGGGTGGTGGTGTCTAGGTTCTCGTGGAGCGAGGTGAAGCCGATCCCTCGGTCACGCAGCTCGGCGACCATGTTGATGAGGTCCTGGAGGCTGCGGCCGTAGCGGTCGACCGAAGGGACCACGAGGGTGTCGCCCGGGTCGAGGAAGGCGTGGCATGCCTTCAGCTCCGGGCGGAGCGCGTTCTTGCCGGACTTCTTGTCCGCGAAGATCTTCCGGCACCCGGCGGCGGTGAGCGCATCGAGCTGCGCGCCCTCCGATGTCGAGCAGCAGCCGGACACCCGGATGCATCGCATCCGCCCGCGGGCCGGGGGCGGTGACGCGGTCGGTACGGATGACGGTGCCGTCCAGGTTGAGATGGGTGTAGTCGGCGGCCGCCGCCCGTTCAAGCGCGGTGGACAGATCCGGGGCGTGGTCGGCGAGCACGGTCAGCCCTTCGCGCAAGCAGCGGTACGCGGTGGGCACCGAAACCCTGTTGTCCCGGACGAGTTGGGCCAGCCGGGTCCCGTCGACGAACCACCGCAGCACCAGGACACCCTGTTTGAAGACGCCCAGAGAGCAGCTCCCCTTGCGGGTGCCGAGCCGTTCGCGGTGCTCGCGCAAGAGTCGGGCGAGAGATTCGGCGGTCTGCCTGCCGACGTCGAGTGTTGCGGTATAGGTGATGCTGGTCAACGCGTGAAGCCTCTGGGTTCCGGAACGTGATCTTCGCAGGCCTGTTCCTGCCAGGGGATTCTCGCGTACCTGATGCCGGGTCAGCCCGTCTGGACCAGTCGGGAAGATCGCGGATCTGTCGGACGGGCGACCTGGCGATTACTCTGAGCCCCGTCCGCGCTATCTGGGAGAGTCATGACAAGTAGGTGCACCGAGTTGGCCGTTGACTGCCATGATCCGGAGAGGCTCGCAGCCTTCTGGTGCGAGGTCCTGGACTTCAAGGTGATCGACCGGAGCGAGGGCAAGGTCGAGATCGGCTCCTGGGTGCCGACCGTCGAGGATGTTCGGGCCCGTCAGATGCCGCCCACCGTGCTGTTCATCCAGGTACCCGAGGGCAAGACCGTGAAGAACCGGCTTCACCTCGACGTCAGCCCGATCGACGGCAGCACCGAGGACGAGGTGACCAGATTGATCGGCCTCGGCGCCACCAAGGCGGATGTGGGCCAGGGCTCAGACCGAAACTGGGTGGTCATGGCAGACCCCGAGGGCAACGAGTTCGACGTCCTACGCACCCTGGCACCGCAGAACTAGGCTGCGAGCGGGCACCCGCACCCCGTCACACACCGCAACCGTCACGTTGCCGAGAAGACCTCAGTGGCATGTGGTGGGATGGCCGCGCTCTATCAGCCGCCTGGTGGAGATCGTTTCGATGCCTGTGTACCCGTCGCTGACCCGCGCTCTGGCTGAGGCTTTGGTCGATGTGCTCTGGTTCGTTGAGGGGTGCGAGGACGAGCAGATGGATCCGGATGACGCGGTCAAGGTCTTGGAAGGGTGTCGCTCATCTGGTGACTCAGCTGTCGAGTGATCAGCGCAGCGAGTTCACCGACCTACTCGGTTCGATGGCTGCAGAGGAGGCCGATCCTTCGCGCCGCGAGTTCTTGGAGGGCTTCCCTGATGGTCTTGGACTCGTTGAGGACGACTCCTGACCTGGGATCTATGCGCAGAGCAGGACGCACTTGCTAAGGAGTTCGAAGCCCGCGCGACCGGACATCTGACGCTTGAGCATCTTGATCCGGTCGACGTGACCTTCGACGACGCCGGAGTTCCCGGGTTGTGAGAGGCCGGCGATGACGGCGTCGAGGCGGGCCTGCTGCTCCTGCACGGCACCTCGGACCTCGCGCCGAACGCCGAGGCCGACGACCTCCGCGTTCGAGATGCTGGGCAAATCGGCGGAGACTGGGCAGTTCGGTGGTCGCGGTCACCGCCGCGATCCAGTCGGGTAGTTGGTGGCCTGGCAGGTGGGCGAAGGAGCGCACGTGCTCGGCGAGTACTGCGAGTTCGGGGCAGTGGGCCAGGGCGGCTGCGAGGTGAAGTCGGTCGTTCTCGTTCAGTGCCTCGGGGCGGGTGAGGATCCAGCGTGTGACAGCTCGGGCAGACGGCGGCCGGGGCCCGACCGCTGGGGCTTGCCGCGAAGTGTCCTGCTGACGTAGTCGCGGACGCTGCCGTAGCCGCGTGGATAGCCCTGTTCCTTGATCTCCTCCCATAGTTTCCAGGCGTTGGTGCAGCCTTCCTGCCAGCGCTGGTCGAGGTTGGACTTGTAGGCGTCGAGCTTGGTGGGGCGGCTTTGCCGCTGTCCGATGAACAGTTGCTCCGGCTCGGTGGCACGGGAGTAGCGAAGGACGGTGTTGAGGCCCGTTCGATCTTGGTCGGAACGCCCGGCCGCCGAAACGCGGCCGGGTGTTCCGGATGGACGGCTGCTGCTCCGCGGTCAGAGCTCGCCTCGGCGTGTGAGCTGCTTCACCGCGTTCTCGCGGATGATCTCGTTCTCGTTGTCGCGCAAGCCCTCGAGGGCTTCTTGGGCCTCCGGGCCGGGAATGGCGCCGAGAGCCCAGATCGCCTTCACCGCGAGGGCCCGGTTCTCGTCCCAGTCCAGGTACTCGGGAACCCAGTGGGTCGCCAGGGCCAGCGTCGGCACCGTACGGGGCGAGCGGAGGCGGCCCAGCATCCAGACGATGTCCTCGTACTCCCTGTGCCAGTCGGCAGGGAACAGCTCGATCAACGGCTCCAGGAACTCCTCGGCCGAGGCGTCGGCGGCGGCATGGAGGATCAGCGCCATCTCGACGTCGTCGGCATCCTGGCGCTCCATGGCGTCCCGGAGCAGCCGGAGCGCCAGGGCCTCGCCGTCGGACTCGCCGAAGTGGGCGAGCACCTCGTCGAGCGTGCGCGTCGGACCCTCACCCAGTCCGACCGCCAGATCCATGACCAGATCCCGCTCCTCAGGAATCATCGCCTGACCACCTCCCATGCGTTGAACGCCCCAGGTCCTGGGTCGACCCCAGCAAGATCATTCTCAGCGGGTGCCTCCCGAACGCGTGAACATCGGCCTGGCCGCCCACAGGGCGCCTTCTGAGCTCATCGACACACGGCTCCCGTTCTCGCGAACAGGGCCACCCGTCGTCGTACTCGCCGGCCCGACAGCTGTGCCGCAGCGCTTGGGTGAGTCTCCGCAGGAGCTGCTCCGTCACCGGCCGGTGTCGCGCAGCACTCACGGCCGTGTCGACGGTGACTGTCGGCGGCCGGCGGCAAGCGCACTGAGGCGGTCGCCGATGACGGAGACACCAGGGCGGGGCTCGTTCGCGTAGTACCAGGGCTTGCGTCGGCGCAGCAGCGCCTCGCCGTGCTCGCTCCAGGTGAATCCGGGCTTGCGCAGCAGCTTCCGGAACACGATGTCGGCCCTGTGAGGGTGCGCGGCAGCCAGCCGGCGGATCGGCAGTGGCCCGATCGGCTCCTCGCGCAGGTACGTGCGCAGCAGGTCCTGGTACTGCCTGCGGCTCGCGAGCGCCGGGTCCGTGAAGAGGTCTCGCAGCATTCCGTAGTCGCCGTAGAAGTTGAGCCCGTCGACCTGGTCGTAGATGACACCGACGGTGTCCGCGCCCGCCAGTTGCGGCGGCAACTCGAAGAAGGGCCAGTCCAGGCCGGGCAGCCGGCTGCTGCGGGCCCGGCCGGGCCGGCCGGCCGCGGCGGCCTCTTGGCGGTGGCGGTAGTAGGCGTTGAGGAGGTCCTCGGCTTCGGCAGGCGGAAGAACCAGTTCGTCGCCGCCGCAGAACTCGACGAACGCTGCCCGGTCCTCCCGCATCGCCTGCCACCCCTGCTCGACCTTCTGGGGGTTGCGGAAGACCAGTTCGGGCCGGCTGGTCGCCAGCTGGACAGCGGCCTGGGCGATCTCGGCCGCGCTGGATCCGGGGTAGCTCGACATCGCCCCGGACACCAGCCACGCCCCGCCGGCCGCGCCCGCATGGACGGGCACCACACAGGTGTGCAGGAAGCTCCCCTTGGACACCCCACGAAATGCCGCCCGCCCGACATTCGAATAGGTGCGGTACTCCAGGTCGTCGACCAGGTTCAGCAGAACGACGGCATCCTTCTCCTTGCGCTGGACCTCGAAGATGCCCTCGACCGGGTCACGCCAGCCGAGCAGCATGTCCCGGTCGGCCGCGGTCAAGTCCTTCCGTCCCGCCACGAACCGGTCCACCACGGTCGAACCGTCCGGCAACCGGTACCGAAGGACGAAGTGGTCGACGATCCGGATCGCCTCCCCCTCGTCCAGCAGCCCCTCCGGCCCCGCGGCCTCCACCAGCAGATGCGTCAACCACCGCTCGAAGCGGGAACTCTGCCCGAACGCGACCAGTTCCCCCTTCAGCTCGGCACCGCGCTCGATGAGGCCGGTCAGCGACCGTCCCCCGACACCCCGATGCCTGCCCCGCTCGGCGTCACCCATGTTCAGCCCTTCTACACCACCGCACCCGCTTGACTGCAGGTTCCCGGCCTCAACCGGCCCAGTGACGGTAAGCCTCGATCCACCGCGTGCCCCCGGGCACCGGACCGGGCAACGGCAGATCCAGAATGCCGACCGACTGCCGCACACCACCGTAAGAGCACACGGCGACGATCCTCCCGTCCAGCGAAAGATCGATGCCGTCCACGGTCACCCCGACCCCGACAACCACGGTGGTGAAGGGCAGGCCGAGATGCTCCTCGACCATGCTGAACAAACCGGTCAGCTGCTCGTCCTCGGTGCAGGCATCAACAGCCGCCACTTCGCCCACGGCCGCGAACCCGGCCGAGTCCAACCCGCTCACGGGGCAACACTAACGACCCCCGACAGCACCCCCGTTGCCGCAGGAGGAAACGCCGTGAGCTTCCGCCAACCTGAAGCTGCAGGTCAAAGGGCTGGTGTGACCGGCTCTCGCGGTGCTCACGGTGCTCGGGGGCGGGAGACCATCGAGAAGATCGTCTGCCGGAGGCCGGGATTGTCTTTGAAACGGAGTCCGGGACGGTGCACTGGGCCGGGAAGGGCAGTCCGTCCTGCCGGCCAGCGCATGGCATCCTGGCCCAGTGCTCCTGAACGACCTCACCAGCAGTGTCGACCTCCGCCCCGTGCGTTATCAGTTCGCCACCGTCCGGGGCGACTCGTACGACGACAACTGGCTGGTCATTGACGGCACGGTGACGACTCCCGAGGGAAGCTGGTCCTTCGCAGATCCGTGTCTGCTCACCGATGAGGCCCGCGAGGTGTCCGCGTGGCTGCGCGCGGTGGCCGCGGGGACGGTGGCCGTCACCGAACCCGATGACGAAGGTGAGCTGTCGCCGGACGCGGAGTTCATCGAGCCGGTCATGGCTTTCAGCCTCGCCAACCGAAGCGAAAGCGGGACCGCGGTGATTCGCGTTCATCTGTCCCTGGAGGCGGCACCGCCATGGCAACAGGGCGATGACGGGGCTGACATCTACCAGTACGTCGTGGAGGTCAGCTTGGACGCCCCAGCGCTGCTTCACGCGGCTGACCAGTGGAACCTCTCTCTGGCTTCCCTCCCGCCCCGCTGATCCAGCCACCTGGCACTCCCCATACAACCGATTCCTCCCTACTGGGGCCGGATGACCCTCTATGATCCGGTTCATGCTGGATCCCGAGCTGCTGGAACGGATCACCACACGGCGCGCGGAGCTGGACGAACTCCAAGAACAACTGGCCCAGCAACCGGCGGAAGCGCGGGCCGAGCGAGACGAACTCGCCGGCGCCGGGCGCGTGCTTGAACGGATAACCGGGCAGCGCGCCGAGGAACGCGCCTCCGCCGGTCCGGTGCCTGGACAGGCGGGCGGCCGGGCGGTGACGCTGATCCCGCACCGCGAGCCGGACGTGGAGGAAGACTCGCTGCCGTGGGACTACCAGCGCATCATCGCCGCCGTGCGCCAGGCCGCCTGGCCGATCACGGCCCGGGAGGTCGGCCGTGTCCAACGCGCTCATGGGGCAGCACTAACAACCCACGACGGCACCCCCGTTGCCGTAGGAGGAAACGCCGCACCCGCTAAGCAGGGATCCACAGGATATGCCAGCGCTGAGAAGGACCTCCGGTACACGTAGTCGTGATGACCAGGTCGTTCGCCATCCGGGCCAGGCACTTGCTGCCGGCCGCATTCCTGATCGTGGCACCGGCTTCACCGGGTGAGTCGTCGAACAGCCACAGCCTGCGTCGTCGCCGGCGGCACAGGGCTTCATGGCGGCCCGGCCGTTGCGCGACACGAGGCACAGACCGGTTGCCTTCTGCCGGAGCGCGTTGTACCCGTACTCGTCGTTCCAGTACCACTCCTGGCAGGTCGAGTAGTTGCATTCGACGACATACGGGCCGAGGTCGGCACGGAAGTCCAAACAGCGCCAAAGCGGCGCGGCGGCGTTCGAAAACAGCGTCTTCTGCGGCACCGCGCTCGCCGACGTGCCGGTCAGGCCCATGACGAGCCCGACGACCGCCCCCATGACGGCCAGCCTTTTCAGAACCACGATTCCCCCACCTCTACCCGACAGGTCAGGAGCGGATGCAACATCCGCAGTGACCGGAGAGAAGCAGCCGGCTACCACCCCAGTCCCCAGAACCCGCACGGGCGCACAGGGCCAGGGCGCCCATCACACAGTCGCCGTGGTCGCACGAGCATGGAGCCCGGCGAGAGGCCGAACCCCCTTGCTGCTGTTCGCCTCCTGCGGGATCTCCCCGTCGCCGCCGATGAGGTCGAAGACCCCCTCGTTCCACAGAAATCCCGTCCAACCGCAAAGCACCGGCGGTCATGATCGGCTTCCCGCCAGGAGGACGGCTTGCGCGGTGACGCAGGCGTTGCAGCGGCCGTTGTTGTCGGGGTGTGCGCGCCGTGGTGTGGGTCCGGGGCAGGTGCGGCACAGCGGCCAGCCCAAGCAGGACGGGCACAGACTCTCCCCCGGTGCCGTTGCGGGCGCGCCGCAGCCGGAGCACTCCACCAGCGCCCGGTACGCCAGGGCCGCGACCACCGTGCGGGAAGGGGGCGCCGGGGAGGACCGCTCGGACACTGGTCCGGCGGTCGCCTCGTCTCCCGGGGCGTCGCCGTCGTGGTGCCGGCTGTCCGCAAGGGGCGGCGGCGGATAGGCGTGGGCAGCGCGCAGCCGGGCGGCGATGATCGCGCCTACCGTGGTGCGGACCCGGTCCGGCAACGGCCGGTGGGTGATGACGTGGCGTAACTGCTCGGTGTTCCAGCCGGCCTCCATCATCGCGGTGATCACACGGCCCTGATCCGTCAGCACCTGCCCGGTCAGCAGGAGATCCGGACAGCGGGCTCCGATGTCGAGGAGCAGCCGGATACCCGGATGCATCGCGTCCGCCCGCGGCCCGGGCGGCGCAGACGCTGCGGGGACGGGCTTGCCGGTCGCCGCGTGCGTTGCGGCGTGGCCGCGGGCGCAGGGACGGAGGGGTGTGGTCTTCTGCTTCGTGGTGTTCTTTCCGATGGTGTTCTTAGTGAGGTGGTCAGCCGACGTCGGGTCACCCACCGGTGGAAAACCCGACATCGGCTGCGACCTGCCACGTTGCTGACCGGGCAGATCGGTGAGGACGTAAGTGGCCGCACCGAGCGTGCCGTCCGGACGGCGCTCACGTCCCCGGCGCAGGAAGCCGTGCTTCTCCAGTTCCTTGAGGCCGCTCCTGACGGCTGCCTCACCGTCACGGCCGCGGCGCGCCAGGTCCGCCACGCTGATCCGCCAGCCGTCCCGGTGCGTACTGATCAACCCGAACAGACCCTGCGCCTTGAACGAAAGCCGGGGGTCGCGGAACAGGCCGTTCGCGATCTGCGTGAACCGGTCCGCCGCCATCACCCCACGCCGTATCCCCGCCTCGGAACCGGCCCCCGCCCGACTCGACGACCCGGACACCGACACGGACGGCCAGCTGGTCGCCTGCGTGAGCCCGGCATTACGGAGGGCCGGCCGGTCCGTGATCGAGTAGACGATCCCGCCGAGCGTCCCGTCATCGCACCGCACCTGCTCACGGACCAGATAGCCGAACCTCTCCAGCTCACTCACACCAGCACGCACCGCATCCCGCCCATCAGGCCCCACACCCACCAGGTCAGCAACCGTGACCCGCCAACCGACCACATGGGTACTGAGGAAACCGAAAATCCCCTTCGCCCGAAACGAAAGCCCACAGTCACGGAACAGGGCATTGGCGACCTGAGTGAACCGGGCAGACGGCGCGGACCGGGCGGACCGGGTGGACCGGTCCGCCGCCATCACCCCACGACGAACCCCCACCCCGAAACCAGTCACCGCACTCCCCCACCAGCCACGAACACCCGGCCGCCACAGGTCTGCAGCAAAGGGGCAGACACGAAGTTGCGGCGACCACTGAACAAAGAAGCGTGGGAGAGATTCATCCCTTCAGCGCACCCGACGACCCCGACCACACCGACGACCACCAGCCCCGACCACCGGACACAATCCAGCAACAACCACACAAGACCGCCATGGTCGGGCCATGGTCGGCCCGACCACAGCCCCGGTGCGCAACCACGATTGCGCAACCACGCCGGCACTCCACTGCGCAAGCCTTCCACTGCGCAAGCACCCGGGGATTCCCCGCAGCCCAACACCGGCAGGCAGCTGCGCAACGAGCCCCGACCCTGCACACCCGACCTGCGCAGCCGACCTGCGCAGCCAGCTGCGCACCGCCGGGAGCCACCACCACCAAAAGGGCTGCGCAGTTAGCGGAGTTGGGCACAAGCGGGCTTCCACGACCACGGCCTGAGGCCGGTGCGCAGCCGAACCGTCCCCTCCCCGTGATCGCCCGAGCCTCGCTCCGACCGGATCCCCACCCCCGCCGCCTACGCGACGGCCGTCCACTCACTCCCACCCCGTGCCACGGACACCGCTGGTCGGCCCGACCACAGGCCCACCCGCCGTTTTGTGTCCCCATCGATACCTTGGTCGGGGGCCCACGGTCGATGGTCAGGTCGGACCACACTGGTACTGCCAGGCGGCAGGTCAGAAGCGCAAGTTCTGCCCCAGGAGTGTGACCGTGTCGCTTGGCAAGCACGCCCGGCAACCCGTACTTCCGCTCCGAGGCCGCAGATGCCGAGCTAAGCACGACGAGGCGCAGGCTACGCCCGTCGCGCCTGGCCCTCCTCACCGCGACCGCAGCCGGTACCGTCACCCTCGGCAGGGTGCCACCGGCACGCACAACGGATACCGCCGATCCTCCGAACAAGCCGGCCACTGTGTCCACCCCAGCCGACACAGCCGACTCGGCAGCCAATGCGCAGTCCTGTGTTGACGTATGGCCGCGCAACAGACTCCGACAACGCCCACCGTGCGCAAACGAGACCTGCGCAGTTCCTCAATCCCCGACACCGATTCGCCCAACGCGTGCCGCTGCGCAATCGGAGCCGAGTTCGACGTGTCAGCGACCGCGCAATTCCCCAGGTGCTCCGCCACTTTCCCCTGGCATGCGTTCGAGTGCGTGGGGAAGCTGAGGGCGGCCCGCCCGCCCGGTCAGTGTCCCGGGCCCTGGCAGCCGGCCAAGGACGCCTGCGGCGCCGCTACCGCGGTGAGCTGCGCTCATCCCTGACAGTCCGCCACGCCCCGCAGGATCCGGCAGTAGTCGGGCGGGCCGGGGAAGATTGACGTCCCCCTGGTCGCGCAGACGCAGCGCCGCGATCCCCATGGGGAAGTCTCCGACACCGCTGTTGGGGAATATCGCCGTCGTTCACACGACGACCACCGTAGACACAGCGCGACGACCAGCGGGTCACCGCAGGCAGCGAGGCCTTGCCGGAGGCCGTCCCCCGGCCTTCGGCAAGGCCCAGTTCCACTGCCGAAGCGCGGTCGAGCGGTGCGTCAGCAAAACGTCGGACGCCGCTGCGCTGCCACAAGGCGTGCACCGCCAGTAGCCACTCAAAGCACCCAACCGACACCCCGGCTTGCCACAGGTCGACACGCGGGCTGTCCACGGCCGTACCGAACGCGCCTCACCTCGAAGCCAGCTATCACAACTATCATAGTTGAGGTAGGCTGGGGCCATGGAGCCGAAGACATACTCGACCATCGATCTCCGCAAGCAGATGGGCGAGATCCTCGATCGCACCCGGATCGCCGGCGAGCCCGCCGCGATCACCCGCCGGGGCAAGACTCTCGCGTACCTCGTACCCGCCGAATGGTTCGAGCAGTACATCGCGCAGCACCCGCAGGCTTCCGACGCCGACCGGAACGCGGCCTGAGACGCCGGACCCGCAGACCAGGAGCCATTCCGCCATGACAGCGCAGCCCCTCCACTCCGACGGCCCCCGCCGGGTACCGCCGATGCCCGAACGCACGCCCCAAGCCCTGAGGCTGGCCATCCAGGAGCACGCCCCACACCTGCTGCCGGACTTCGAGGCCCACTGGCGCCGCGCGATCGCAGACGCCTTCAACCTCACCCCGGTGCCCGCCTTCATGCACCTGTGGTGGACCCAGTACGCCATCGCCCGCGACCCCCGCCTCGAAGCGCACCTGGCCGACCTCGAGACCCGGGCGGCAAGGTGCGACGACCCCGAGGAATCCGCCGCGCTCCTGGCCCAGTACAGCAGGCTCAGGCGCCAGGCCGCCACGGCGGAGCCCGGCCGGTGAACGACGAGTTCCCACAACCACCCTGGCAGATGGACTGGACAGTCGAAGCTCGCAACGAGTTCGAGCACATGCCCGCGGACGCCAAGCAACTGGTCCTGGCAGCACGTGCCGAACTGATCACGGCCACCGACCCCTACCACCGAGGTATCGACGCCGACGCCTCCCTCCCGCACTGGATCACCATCCGCCCCCTGGCCTCGACCAACCCCGGCGGACCACACATCGCCGACCTTGCCGGCGGCCGCGGCTGGCTCATCTTCACCTTCATCCGCCGCCACGCCGAACCCCAGATCACCGTCACCGACGCCTTCTGGGCCTGAACCTGACGCCTCAGAGGGCTTCTCGAAACCGAGTGTGGGGCTGGGTTTGTGCTGGTCAGGCGTAGTGCCGGGGTGGGTGAGGTAGGTCCGGTGCGTCCGTGGAGGTGGCGTGCTGGAGGTGTGTGATGGTGTCGGTGCTGGGGCTTCTGGAGGAGCGGGAGCGTGCGGCCCGGAAGCGGGTGGAGGAGTTGCTGGCCGAGTTGGAGGCGGCGCAGTCGCAGTGGGACGGGTGGCTGGTTGCCCGCAGGCGGGTCGGCGAGGTGTGGGACGCTCGTGAAACGGCAGATCAGCAGGCTGCGGCGGGGATGACGCCGGAGGGGAACAGGGCCAGGACGCCGGCGGTGGTGAAGCCCGGGTCGCTGGTTCCGGTCTGGCGGGAGGGGCTGTCGGCCGAGGTGCTGGCGCCGGAGTATCAACAGGTCATGGGCCTGCTGGCCGAGCGCCGGACCACCGGTGGTGAGCCACTGAACTGCCGGGAGATCACAGTCTTGTCGGGGCTGGAGGTGGTTCCGGCGAAAGTTGAGGGTGTGCGGTGCAAGCTCAAGCGGCTCGTTGCGCGGGGATGGGCGCACGAGCCGGTGCCGGGCCGATTCACCTTGGGTGATGGGCGAGGCGGCGGGTCATGACCGTGGTCATCGACCACAGGATCATCGCTTCCGACGACGCGGCCAGCCGTTCGTAGTCGCAAGTCAGGCGCCGGGAGCGGGTCAGCCAGGCGAAGGTCCGCTCAACGATCCACCTTTTGGGCAGCACGACGAAGCCTTTCTGGTCGTCGCTGCGGCGGATGACTGTGAGCATCAGGTTCAGGACGGTTGCGCACCAGCCCACCAGCATGCCGGTGTATCCGCTGTCCGCCCACCCGCGCATGAGCCGGTGATGCCGCCTCGTGGCCTGAGCCAGAAGATCCTGGGCGGCGTCCCGGTCCCCCGTCGAGGCGGGGGTGACCATGACCGCGAGGATGCCCACATCGGTGTCACCGCCACGGTGTACTCCCACGTTCGCCTCCGCCTCCAGCGTCAAGCGATCGATGCCCTCAGCGCAGCCCTGAGCGACCCGTCAGAAGGCTTCGCGCAGACGGATGATGGCGGCGATCCACCACTCTGTGCAGCACCT
Coding sequences:
- a CDS encoding recombinase family protein → MSGCCSTSEGAQLDALTAAGCRKIFADKKSGKNALRPELKACHAFLDPGDTLVVPSVDRYGRSLQDLINMVAELRDRGIGFTSLHENLDTTTPGGRLVFHVFAALAEFIRELIVIGTNEGLAAARARGRVGGLPSVATEQVIKAARDLLPDPGRSITSIAKLLGVSPGTLYNHIPDLRELRADTVPRQLEARTR
- a CDS encoding VOC family protein, encoding MTSRCTELAVDCHDPERLAAFWCEVLDFKVIDRSEGKVEIGSWVPTVEDVRARQMPPTVLFIQVPEGKTVKNRLHLDVSPIDGSTEDEVTRLIGLGATKADVGQGSDRNWVVMADPEGNEFDVLRTLAPQN
- a CDS encoding transposase; the protein is MPSISNAEVVGLGVRREVRGAVQEQQARLDAVIAGLSQPGNSGVVEGHVDRIKMLKRQMSGRAGFELLSKCVLLCA
- a CDS encoding HEAT repeat domain-containing protein — encoded protein: MIPEERDLVMDLAVGLGEGPTRTLDEVLAHFGESDGEALALRLLRDAMERQDADDVEMALILHAAADASAEEFLEPLIELFPADWHREYEDIVWMLGRLRSPRTVPTLALATHWVPEYLDWDENRALAVKAIWALGAIPGPEAQEALEGLRDNENEIIRENAVKQLTRRGEL
- a CDS encoding WapI family immunity protein — translated: MLLNDLTSSVDLRPVRYQFATVRGDSYDDNWLVIDGTVTTPEGSWSFADPCLLTDEAREVSAWLRAVAAGTVAVTEPDDEGELSPDAEFIEPVMAFSLANRSESGTAVIRVHLSLEAAPPWQQGDDGADIYQYVVEVSLDAPALLHAADQWNLSLASLPPR
- a CDS encoding type II toxin-antitoxin system Phd/YefM family antitoxin, with the protein product MEPKTYSTIDLRKQMGEILDRTRIAGEPAAITRRGKTLAYLVPAEWFEQYIAQHPQASDADRNAA
- a CDS encoding DUF6247 family protein — its product is MTAQPLHSDGPRRVPPMPERTPQALRLAIQEHAPHLLPDFEAHWRRAIADAFNLTPVPAFMHLWWTQYAIARDPRLEAHLADLETRAARCDDPEESAALLAQYSRLRRQAATAEPGR
- a CDS encoding transposase, with translation MGVHRGGDTDVGILAVMVTPASTGDRDAAQDLLAQATRRHHRLMRGWADSGYTGMLVGWCATVLNLMLTVIRRSDDQKGFVVLPKRWIVERTFAWLTRSRRLTCDYERLAASSEAMILWSMTTVMTRRLAHHPR